Genomic DNA from Candidatus Neomarinimicrobiota bacterium:
TTATCATGCTGCCTAACCTTTACACCCTCAAAGGAGCTACCATGAAACAAAAGCTTGTCTTGTTCGTGTTGATTCTGGGATTTTTAAACGTCAATTGCTTTGCCATGAGCAAGAATGATTCCGGACTTAAGTCAATCCAGTCCGACTTGAAGCTGCTTGAGATATGGATCAACGCCCAACAGGAATACCGGCACATTCCCGGTATCAGTGTTGGATTGATCTATGATCAAGAATTGATTTACAGTAACACTTTTGGCTACGCTGACCTTGAAAAAGAAACGCCTCTTTCTGATCATTCCTCTTTTCGAATTGCCTCTATCAGTAAAACCTTTACCGCAACAGCTCTCATGCAATTACGTGATGCCGGCAAATTGCGGTTGGATGATCCGGTTATAAAATATCTACCCTGGTTTCAGATCAAGCAAACTTATCCTGACCAGCCACCTATTACTATTCGGCAATTGCTGACGCACACTTCGGGACTGCCTCGCGAGGCTGCTTTTCCTTATTGGACGGATCACAAATTTCCAACGATGGATCAAATAAAAGCAACCATAGCGGATCAGGAAACGATTTTTCCACCGGCAACCCGTTTCAAATATTCTAATCTGGGGCTTTCGCTGGCTGGTGAGATCGTTAGTGTTGTATCTGGACTTTCCTTTAATGATTATGTTAAAACTCATATCTTTGACCCCCTGGGAATGAATGAAAGCACCACAGAGCCTGATCCTCAGTATCAACAGCGACTGGTAACGCCTTACTCTCACAGACTGGAGGGCATTTCTCACGCTACCATGGATTATAGTGAGATTCAAGGAGTTACCCCTGCAGCCGGTCTGGCTACCACTATTCCAGACCTGGCTAAATATGTCAGTCTGCAGTTTCGCGAAGATGACAATAGTGCCAACGCTGTGCTCAAGGGCAGCTCCCTGAAAGAGATGCACCGGGTGCAGTGGTTGCGTCCCGGTTGGTCTAGCGGCTGGGGTCTGGGTTGGGCTATATGGCACCGGTCTGGTAAGGATATAAATGGTCATGGTGGTTGGGTAGCCGGTAACCGCACCCAGGTCATGTTTATTCCAGAGGACAAGGTCGGTATCGTTGTATTTACCAATTCTGATGATGGGGAACCTGGTTTCATTGCGCGACACATCCTGGATTTTATGGGTCCTGTTCTGGTCGAGGCTTACGCCCCGGTTGCTGAACCCGCTTATGAATTTGACCCAGCCTGGGAGCAATACACCGGGACTTATTCAGACCCCTGGTATTTTGATACTGAGATAATGATATTAAATCAGAAATTGGTGATGAATACTTTTAGTTTTCCTCCAGAGGATGAGCCCAATAGTGAGATCATTGAACTAACACCAGAAGGCCTGCACACTTTTCGCATGACTGGTGATAATGGCAATGGGGAGTTGGTGGTGTTTGAGTTTGATGACGCTGGCAAAATATTTCAGGTCAAGCAGGGTAATAACTACATCTATCCTAAAGAGCAGCCCTGACCAATCATCTGTCAATATATTAAATCGGCAAAGGCTAGTCGCAAATTTCATTCATGAACTCAATTCCTGTTAGCCCTTCGAGCC
This window encodes:
- a CDS encoding serine hydrolase, which produces MKQKLVLFVLILGFLNVNCFAMSKNDSGLKSIQSDLKLLEIWINAQQEYRHIPGISVGLIYDQELIYSNTFGYADLEKETPLSDHSSFRIASISKTFTATALMQLRDAGKLRLDDPVIKYLPWFQIKQTYPDQPPITIRQLLTHTSGLPREAAFPYWTDHKFPTMDQIKATIADQETIFPPATRFKYSNLGLSLAGEIVSVVSGLSFNDYVKTHIFDPLGMNESTTEPDPQYQQRLVTPYSHRLEGISHATMDYSEIQGVTPAAGLATTIPDLAKYVSLQFREDDNSANAVLKGSSLKEMHRVQWLRPGWSSGWGLGWAIWHRSGKDINGHGGWVAGNRTQVMFIPEDKVGIVVFTNSDDGEPGFIARHILDFMGPVLVEAYAPVAEPAYEFDPAWEQYTGTYSDPWYFDTEIMILNQKLVMNTFSFPPEDEPNSEIIELTPEGLHTFRMTGDNGNGELVVFEFDDAGKIFQVKQGNNYIYPKEQP